The following DNA comes from Nicotiana tabacum cultivar K326 unplaced genomic scaffold, ASM71507v2 Un00001, whole genome shotgun sequence.
GATATCAGAACAATCAACTAAGAAGGTGGACAAAGTTGAAGTATACAAGCTCCAGATAGATGATCTATCATTGTTAAAGTTGGACAACCTTGGAAATAGAACAATATTTGCAGGGACTAATTGCTGTATGTCAGTTAATGCAATTCAACTGGGCTGCAAAAGCAACTGTGTCTATTTTAATGAGGATGCGACTAACACTTGGCAGTTTTATGAAATGGAAAGTGCCAGTATTTTGCCATGTTTTGATCACTATGATTCTGAAACAAAAAGTCCAGTATGGGAAGAGCCAGTAGTGGAAAATAATTGCTTGTGAGAAGAAAAAAGTGTCAGATTCAGTTTTCACTAGTTTATGCTGTATAAGCATGCTGATGTGAGCACCACCTATTCTATTCAACTTAGTCTACCTATAGTGAATACTCAATCTATACAAaagaaattccttcaaatgcCACTTGATCTCTACTACTAGTCCTACGTTTTGTATATATCCAACTGATCAACAAAACCATAACTTATAAAATAACTTCTGAAAGCTACTTATTCAATCAAAGGGAAGGTTCATTCAAGAAGTCAACTATGTTAATTCTTGGAGTCTTAGATTTTAAATGCTTTTTTGGATGGTCAGTCAAGCTCCAGAATTAGTCATAATTCCATCTTCTTTGTTACTGTGAAGCTAACAATTCCGCTAAGAACATGCCTAttcatatataaaataaaattaactgcGCAGTTTCTCTAAGTAGTTTGGTTGTGAAATACATTACTTCCACTTGCTAATGCAGAAGCAGATTTTATTAATGTTAACTGGAAAAACTTTTGACAGCCGGCAGTTTCTTTCTTCAATTGTCTCATATGTACAGTAAGCATTCTTTGCAAGCTCGCAACAGAATTCAACATTTAGCACAATTCGTCTTCTCTCAACAAAAACTCAAAACTCATGATATTAGCATCAATTCTTGCCATTAGTTTGCAACTCCTTGTTACTGCCATCCACATTCAGTGAATTCACAACTACACTTGTCAGCTTACAAGGCTCGGCCTCTTCTAGCATATGAACTACCATCCTCATGGATGGTCTTAGTGCTGGCGTTCTAGCTGTGCAATGAACTGCAATTCTAAGAACTTCGACAGCATCTTTCTTGAAGCCCTCCAAAATGCTTGAATCCACCAAGTCAATCATGCTAGTTTTGTTTCTTATCTTGCTACATACCCACTGGACTATGTCATTGTTCTCCCCGTACTCCTCTGCATCCACCGGCTTCTTTCCAGTCACCAATTCCATTAGTACAACCCCGAAGCTGTAGACATCACTCTTCTCAGTCACCTTGGTTGTGTAAGCATACTCTTTTGTCCCAAAcaataaagaaaagaacaaaaattaaaaacttgcCAAAAATTGTTTTCAGGTAAAAATGAcatgaaaagagaaaaatatgtaCCAGGAGCAATGTAGCCATGTGTCCCAGCTACAACATGAGAAGAGTCTTTAGTACCATTGACCTGCAAAACCTTAGCTAGTCCAAAATCAGCAATTTTGGGCTTCATCTTTTCATCCAACAAGATGTTGCTAGACTTGACATCACGGTGCATAACGGGTCTGTCATACCCGTGATGCAGATACTCCAGCCCCCGAGCAGCACCTAATGCAATGTCATATCGCACCAACCAATCCATCTTGACTTTCTGTGACGTGTGCAATTTGTCCCATAAGCTTCCATTAGGTAAGTATTCGTAAACCAACAGATTTGAGTCCTCACTTGTGATGCTACAATACAATTTGACAACATTGACATGCCTAATGGAGCTTAATGTGGTCACCTCAGCATCATACTCCTTTGATCTGCCATTCCCCTTTGCCAGTATAGCTGAGCTGCTCCGGTAACTTTTCTCATCACTAGAAACAGATTTCAAAATGTGTTTCACAGCTAAATGTTTTCCACAATTCAAGACTACTTTGTACACATTCCCTGAACCACCTCTACCAATCAAATTTTCTTGCTTCAATGCATTTAAAACTTGATCTTCACTAAAGCTCAATACATGAAACTGTTTGATATCCCAAGAATCAAGTCTCTTTACAGGAATATCCTGGTTATTGTGCTTAAACTTCACACATGCGAAACATGTAAGTGAAAGAACCAGAATAACCACACCAGCTATCAAGCACAATATGACTGTTCTGTGATCTTTAGATGTGTGAGAATCTGATAAACATGGCCTGAGACTACCGAAATTCTCACTACAAAGGTCTGGATTTCTCAAAAAGCTATTACTAAAAGCTTTTATTGATAAAGAATTCGGTATGCTACCACTCAACCTATTGTTCGACAAATCAAGAAGGCTTAATCTTAACGACGAAAGGGTCACTGGAATTCGACCTGAGAGCATGTTATCAGATATATTGAGAGAGTTCAAGTTTGGCAAAGAGCCAAGACTTGCAGGAATTTCACCAGAAAGCGAATTTCCAGCAAGATTAATTTCATTTAGAGAAACACATGATCCGATTGAATCTGGAAGATTTCCAGTAAACAAATTATACTCTAAATGAAGACTATTAAGTTTCTTAAGTTCACCTATTTTTGCTGGAATTTCACCAGAGAACTGATTCGAGCTCAGATTGATGGCTACTAATGAAGAAACTTCTGATATTCTCTGTGGTAATTGACCATTGAACCGATTGTTGGCAAGAAACAACTGTGCTAAAGAATTAGCTTCACCAATATTTGATGTCACTGGACCTTCAAATAAATTCAATCTGAGATCAATGATGAGTAAATCTGGCAAACTCCAAATTCCACTAGGGACTACTCCTGAAAGTGAATTGTTGCTAACCCGTAAACGCTGCAACGGCAAGCAGTTAGCATAATTTGAAGGTATCCCACCAGTGAACTTGTTCTGGAGCAGTAAAAGATCAGTCATTTTCCCTTTCTTGCACATATCAGGTGGTATTGGACCAGTCAACAAATTTTCTGAAACATCAATGTATAGAAAGTCTGCCCATGATCCAATCTTTTGAGGAAGCGAACCAGATAACTTGTTGGTATACAATGACAATTCTGTTAGAAACTTGAAATCTCCAAATTCAATAGGAATCTCACCGGAAAACTGGTTCTCAAACAGTTGCAAAGATTCAAGAAGAGACGAAGACTTGAGCTCTGAAAGATCACCTTCAAGTTTGTTAGTTGAAGCATCAAAATTGACAAGACTACTGAGATTCCCAAATCCCACTGGAAATTTTCCAGAGAGTCCATTTGCATAAAGCTCAAGCTGGTGAAGTTTGGTAAGTTTTGTTATTCCATCTGGGATTTTACCTGACAAGAAATTATATGAAAGCTCAAGATTTTCAAGCAGAGTGAGATTTCCAATACCTTCTGGAATTTGGCCTTCAATACTAGTATTAGTAAGATAAAGCCAATATAACTTATTAAGGTTCAGAATTTCAAGAGGGAATGGACTTTTGTCAAATAAATTGTCACCTAAGCTCAAGAAAGTTAGACTAGTAAGATTTGAAAGTGAAGTCCAAGGAAATGGACCAGAAAATCCACTTTTGTTGAGACTCAAGAACTTCAATTGGGTTAAAGAGGACAAATTTGGAACTTCCCCTGAAAAAGAattgtaacccaaatccaaatactGCAACTTTGTGCAGTTTTTCAAGTGATCACTGACTCTACCGTACAAGAAGTTAGAACCAAGGGAAAGCTTTTCTAGTGATTTCAGAGAGCATAATGAATCAAAAGAGACAACCCCTGATAAGTTCTGTTCAGAAAGATAGATTTCTTTAACCAATTGGCTGGTAGAATTACAGATAATTCCAGTGAAGTTGCAAATGCTATTTTCAGGTGTCCATGTATCAAAAAGTTGTGAACTTTGTGATattttgagggtcgatttgaatTGCATAAGGAGTTGTATTTCATTTTGTTGATGGGAAGGAGAAATCAAGATGAAAAAACAGAGTAACAAAAATGGACATGGCCGGAAAAAGTTTGCACCGGCTGGCATTTTTTGGCTGGTAGGATGAATAAGGAAGAAAGTTTGGTAGGCGATATTTGACGTTTGGTTTAGTCTGTAGGAACATGAAATCCAcaggaaaaaaaaattagaagagaaaaacTATGAGAATTTTTTCTCAAGAGGGTGGCCATGAGGAAGTTTCCATTTCATTGTATTCACACTTAGCAAAAATTCACATGCAGATTGATTGGATATTTTACATATGCTGGTCAAATATTGTACTGACCCAATTGATTTCAATCTTTTAATTCGTCCTTTTCGTTCATTACTCTCACTTGAATAATCAACAACGTCAAATCATGGGAAAATAAATATTAGGTAGAAAAAAAGGAAGTACACTTAAATTttttgtataaaaataattttgttaGAACGAATACTTACTCGTATGCTTtaatcaatatataattatagatatactatttaaaattttatattgatATATGAGGGGCGGGGAATGAATAAAGTTTAAAACTTTTTGTGTAATTTTTTCCCAAGAAACTGAATTTAGGGTAAAGGAGTACTTTCATTTAAAAAGAATGATCCAAGCGGAGTACAATAGAAACACTTACAATTTATATATGTGTGCTTCCAAAGATATGATCTAGAAATTAATTTAGCGTAAAGTATAATTTAGAATTCTTGTCTTTAAATAGGGAAGGGGTTATGGCATAACTAATTAAGAGAGATCATTCACATATTAAGACCAAACAGTTTCCTTGTCCACAGACTTACAACATATTATGGCATAACCCCATGAATTAAGTAGGAATTAGAAGATGAAGAGGCTAAGTACAATTAAACATTAACTTTTCTTCTAATATAATGTTGTTACGTATAATTAGTTGTGGAAAATTTCTTGTCCCCTTTAGTAGTGATGGAGCTGGAAATTAAAGGAGAGTATCAGTGCAAAAACAGACAGACAAAGTGACAGTGAAAGCTAATAATGGCCGCCGAGGTTGACAATGCATGCAATAGAAGCTGCCAtatttgagaaaaattaaaaGATGCAGCTACAAATCAATCGTCGCACGGCTTCTTTAGCTGTTGGCATTTCTTTTCGCTAAGACTTTTCGTTTGTTTGAAATTTTTTGCTATTGTATGACTTTTGCTAACTTTCTTTTTGGACTTAGGTAAATGGAAATTCTCCGTGAAAACTGACTAATGATTTCCTACCTTTTCCCCTCATTATTTGTTTCTACAAATTTATTTAGTCACTACTCTAGTCAGCAGCCTGGCAAATTAAAGTGCATGCAGCTCAAACTCTTTTTGGTTATcaaaatctgtttttttttttttcaagtctaattcaaattttaaattaaCGAGAAcgaaatatatataattatgacAACAAATGCATatttatagcatgtttggccaagcttaagtgctttttattttaaaattgaagtgtttggtcaagcttttggaagggaaaaaagtgcttttgagtagaagcagaagcagtgttgaagaagcagaaaaaaatagtttcttcccggaagcacttttttgagaatcACTTTTgagtaggggtgtacatggaccgagttagttcggtttttatcaaaatcaaaccaaaccaaaccaactatatcggtttggattggttcggttttgtcggatttTCGGGTTTTTTGTTACGTACATATtgtttcaatcttactttgttaaatatttgataagtaaatatatatttagtaaaaatataaaaaattgacaaacatattatcgactaaaatattcttatggtagaattctattagtaacacataatagttattttttagTCGTCtcacaataatttttcgttgatatACACTTTCGGGTTAACTGactttagtaattaaacataaaaatcaatatgatacctaaatattaataatcacttcacattcgaaaaagatataagaatttaatagatcttaaccTATGATATGAATATGGGAGAACAAAGAGATAGACacatttcagtaacacttgataagaaagtgatcatacaatcATTATTTAAGGTCAATAAATATGCACTTCACATtctattaaaatttatatttttagagaatcgcaaatatttctagacatttttttaaagaaaattttataaaaaatcttaaaagtatatataaatattagtatatatttatatgccgggttggttcgagttttttactcaataccaaatcaaatcaaccCAAACCAAGTCGAgtttttttaatcggtttggtttggcttttcggtttggtgcggtttttcggttcggtttgtacactcctacttttgagaaaaatacacttagaagcactttttaaaagtttggtccaATACAAATTGCTGCTaagaagtatttttcaaattaattagccaaacacaaactgcttttaaccagaagtacttttgaaaaaaacgcTTTTGacaaaaaacacttctcaaaataaactaattttttggccgaatatGCTATTAGTGTATGTCAGTATGTGGTAAATGTCTAGAGCTGAACCCGGTGAATATACGCATAAGTGCATAACCACTATTCATAAACGACACATTTTGTCTTATGGTTTTAATCTATAATCTCTTGATAATCCAATTGACACTAGTCAATATTCTGTTCATGTCATCCGAAGATTTTCAGGTCATAATTTTATCAAAATTGTGCTTCTTTAATTTGGACAAAAAGGGACAACGATAGATGAAACTTCTACAGTTATAAACAAACTTGTGGCAAGTGGTTTTTTTAAGTTAATTGAATAAAGAGTAAATTATTGATCTGAAATTCAATAGCAAGCtagtactattttttttttttttttttataaaaaaaactgCTTATGTTCTTTCCCGGGGTATTAATTTCTTTAAATCTGACACAATTAATAAAACCGAAGTAGTCAGTAGAATATAGAAATAAGAAACGGGAATCGGATGCTTTACTGATATTATCAGATTTATCATCATAAGATGAATATTTTGCGTCTACGCATCCACCTGATAGTGATCTTACTCTCCCTAAAAGCAAATTAAAGAAGCAAGGGCAGAGAGGGATGGCGAAAGAGATTTGTATATTTATCCAAAAACTGGACACAAAAAATGTGTTCTTAAAGAACAATCTGGCCAAGATATCGAACACAACTTAAATTGTTGTGTCACGAATTcgaatcaattttttttaatcacTGTTATCTAATCGAATCGTTTCTATTCTATCATTAATGATGTGGGAAAGAGTACAccaacaaaaaagaggaaaaataatgAATAGTAGTGAGTGTTTGGTTTAGACGTAACACATCATAATTGACTTATTATTAAGGGACAAAAGTAAGCGGTTGCTATGAATAAACTATTGCCCAACACCTTATATTTTAGTTGGAAAAAGTGGTTGTTGACACGAGAAAGTATAACTTTTACTAACTTTTAAGTTGTATTTGATGCATCAAAATCTTTGTTATAGATAGACAAAGTGATCATTATTCCTTAAGATCAAACGACTCGGTGCATGTGTGCGTTAGTTGAGCCTTATTAAAATGACTCATTTGACATTTGAAATAAATTTAGAGCCACCTTATAATACTAACCATTGGAACAAAATACATCAACATGGTATTTAGCGGTTTAGTCCATctgaagtttgaggtaagtaagaTTTACAGTGTAGGGTTTAGTACGTTATAAGACTCGTCCTTATAAAATGAAAATTTGGATATTCCTCgcacatattttctttttataaccGAGAAATCCACGAAATACATTAGAGAATATTACCGTTTCTTGAAGATTCGATTGGTGATGATTGGAGTTAAAGAATGCACGCAAAATGCATGTCTTACAGCAACAATGCAATCAAAAAATTATACATATTATTATCTGCATAAAGTTGCCTCTTTGTTGGATCGATATTAACTCCCCTAGTATTTACCTttgctaaaaagaaaaatataatccTCATTTAGAGAAGCCAAataattttactttctttcaCTTCCAAGCTTCACTTAAAATGTTTCTTTTCTGCCGAGAGTATATTGGTGGAAAAAAGACATGGCACATGGACTATCAGCGAGGTGACAAATGGCACTTTCAGTTGAgtcaataaaagaaaatgaagaggCAAGAATAAAACACCCCTTGTGTTTTATCAGAAGAGGTATCGGCCATGACAGctggaaaagaagaaataggcACGAGATGAATGAAGACCATAAAAGGGGAAGATTCATGAATCTATTATAAATAAGGAAGAGAAATCGGCATTGATCTTGATTATCAAAAATCCTCAGTTATTATTGTAACCGTTACAATTAAATATGGTAACGGGCAATCAAGGCAATTAATGCCATTAACGAGCTAGAATTAAGTAGAAAAATCGTTATAATTGTATATCCTTATATAAGGACCCGTTCCTCATTTGTAGAGACATCTGAATATTTATCAATATTCGCAATTAGTCTTTTACTTTATTGAAAGTGCGCAAACCGCAATTCTGGGAAAGTTTAGTGATCTACGTTAAGCTTTCTTTCTTTGCCtattatttccattattttttCTATTCTTTGAATTACCAAGAAAGAGAAGTAAttttggttatcagtaacccgaatttttTCTAATATTAGTTGTTGACCGAGAAAtctatttttgggttaaacaaggAAAGACATTTTTTCTAGTCTTTCGAATTTGGACAACTACAACTTTTCAAGAACATTATCAATGTTACACGTTGTTAATGATGAACTCTCCGCAATAGAAGATTCATATGAGAGTTTTATGCTGCAATATAATTGTGGAAAAACTGAAGATTCGCAGAATTTTACTAAATCACATAATTGTAAGTTACCTGTTGACTGATCACAAACGTGAAAACTAAAAAGAGATCTAATATGAAGTACTCGGGAATTGGTGGACCTATTTCCCTCTGGGGCCTTTTTGGTCTTGGCATTCAGTTGAACTTTTACAGAATATAGGCCCATTTTCCTGCAGCCCAACTAAATAAACCAGTAAAAAATGCCTAAAAAGCATTTCGGTCAAAATTCATCTAACTCGTTAACAATGAAAGGATATGAGTTGCAACCTAATAATCAATGATAACTTCCCCAGAAAATAACTATATGAGTTAGCCAGGTGTGCTAAGAGCCAAAGATATTATAGCTTCAAGTTGGGGGGGGGGGAACAGATTTCAGTGAGCCACAAACGTTAGAGTATAGGATAACTCTTCAGAAAATTCTTTTCCACAAAAAAttctgaagaaaagaaaaaaacagtcCTGAACTTCCAAAATAAGCATCACCTTATATTATTGTCGTTTTATCCACAAGCaatcttttaaaaaaagaattgaaaTATCACTACCTTTACTTCCTAAATTAGAAACACAAAGACACACAATTCTCAGAAGATGCAGCCATCAGGTTCAGAAGTTCACCAACGCATTGCCAGAATTTCAGCTCATCTCAATCCCCCAAATCTCCAGGTCTCTTCATTTTCTACTTGCTGCTATTCATTTTTCAGTCTTGGAGTTTCAGTTGAAtgaactttaattttaatagattGTGAATTCTTGAAATATTATGGTTAACACCTGCAGCGTACCCAATTTTACACAAGTGATCTCGGTCTATTGTCACAATTCAACTTGTAGCTGTAGGTTTGAGTCTAAGACTAGGTTGGTTATAAGGCTTTACTTCCTGTCTCAAATTAACgtttattttgtattattttcgaGCAGTGTAAATAGAGTAGGCCTATTTGTATATATACTAATTATCTTCTAGAAATATATATAACGAAATTTTTTGCTAAGCGATGTTGGATGACGCCCTCATTGGTTGAAACTTGACTATTTGTTAGTAACTAACTTGAACAAAATATTGATACTTAACTGTTGGTTTTACCATACACATAATTCATAAAGATGGCAGAGGGATCTGTTTTGGAAAGATCAAACTGCAGAGCAAAAGGTGGGGCACCTGGATTTAAGGTTGCTATATTGGGTGCTGCTGGAGGTATTGGCCAACCACTTGCAATGTTGATGAAGATGAACCCTTTAGTCTCAGTTCTTCATCTCTATGATGTTGTTAATGCTCCTGGTGTTACTGCTGATATTAGCCACATGGACACCGGTGCTGTTGTGAGTTTCTTGTCAACAAAATCTACAATTTATTTGCAGAAGATAAATTTGAAGAATAATTTTCTTACTTTGTGCATTATTTTAGGTGAGGGGTTTTCTAGGGCAAAGTCAGCTTGAGGCTGCACTTACAGGAATGGACCTAGTGATCATACCTGCTGGTATTCCAAGAAAACCAGGAATGACAAGAGATGATCTTTTCAAGATTAATGCTGGGATTGTGAGGACTCTCTGTGAAGGAATTGCAAAGTGCTGTCCTAATGCTATTGTTAATTTGATTAGTAATCCGGTGAATTCCACAGTTCCTATTGCAGCTGAAGTTTTCAAGAAAGCAGGTACTTATGATCCAAAGAAGCTTCTTGGAGTTACCTCACTAGATGTTGTGAGAGCCAATACTTTTGTGGTAAGTGTTTCCCAATATACTACTTTTTAAAATTGTTCTGCAATATCTTAGCTCGATTTTCGCTGTTTATTTCTTAGTGTCCTCTGTATCAGCTAACTGCAAATAATTCTAacccctctcaagaatctcagcTTTGTTTTTTGATAGATTTTCGAGCTTATGGAATTTCATCAGACACTTCTGTCACTGTTTTTGTGGCTCCATCCACTAACTACTAGACCTTTCtttttcttgtcttttcctttatTAATATGTGATTGAGGTCTTTACAGGCAGAAGTTTTGGGACTAGATCCTAGGGAAGTAGATGTTCCTGTTGTTGGAGGTCATGCCGGGGTGACAATTTTGCCTCTTCTCTCACAGGTCTAACAAAATTATACTTTAGCAGAGATACAAAGAGAAACTTTCTTGCAGGCTGAAATTTCCTCTGATACTGATATATTTTGAACTTTGTAATGCATTGTAGGTCAAGCCTCCTTGCTCCTTCACACAAGAGGAAACAGAATATTTGACTAAGCGCATTCAAGATGGAGGGACAGAAGTTGTTGAGGTACGCGTGCGCTACTTGCAATTCAGCATATACTGATAGTTTCTTGCAGCAGAACAGAACTGTGATTGAATTTTTATCTTTGCAGGCCAAAAAAGGGGCTGGATCTGCAACTTTATCTATGGTTAGAATTACTCCttgaaatattttaattaatgcTTTCTGAACATTGCATAAATGCATATTGAGTAGAACTGAATCTAATGCGATTCCTATAGGCATATGCAGCTGTAAAATTTGCAGATGCTTGCCTCAAGGGCTTAAGAGGAGATGCCGGTGTGGTGGCCTGTGCTTTTGTAGCTTCTCAGGTACTTTCTCAAACTTATTTCCAGGGGCAAAAGTCCTAAcaacttgttttctttttctgtcaAATTTCCCTGACTGGCCAATAACAATTTTGACACAGGTTACAGAACTCCCATTCTTTGCCTCCAAAGTGCGACTTGGTCGTACTGGAGCTGAAGAAGTCTATCAACTTGGTCCCCTAAACGAGTATGAGAGGTAAGAACGCGATGCTTGACCTGCAATTTTCTGGGTATTAGATAAGTTAGTTCTCTAACTAAGTAATTTCTAACAGGATTGGACTGGAGAAGGCCAAGCAAGAGCTTGCTGAGAGCATTCAGAAAGGAGTTTCCTTCATCAGGAATTAGTATTAAGTTTCAAATTCAGTAATACATTTTCTGGTTGTCTGGTAAATATTAGAAACGAGATGGTTGTATGTCAAGTACTATGCTGATAAATAGTGTCTCAGTCTTCTCGCTCTGAAACGAATATTATTCGAAATGGAAGCTTTATGTTCTTGCTACACTTTTGTTTAACAAAACCAAACTCTTCTGTTCTTCGCTCAATGAAAACCTTTGCCACGTTAAATCACTAACCTTAAAGAAAGCAAACgtcaaaagaaactaaaaaaattGCACAGTACCAAAAAGATCTGGCATATATTCCTGATACTTCTTTGATAAATTCTTACAAAGTCAGGCCTCTTCCCACCTGATGTATGTAATTGCTACGAAAAGAGAGGACAAAAGAAAACGGGTAATTTTATCTACACAATATTGCTCAACACAAACCTCACCCGTCTAAAGAGTTTACAAGGTGAATGGATTTGGAGGTGGGTAAATGATTGGAGTTTTTGACATGGAGACATTGCCCATGAGCACACTTGGTGCCACTGTATCCTCTATAGTTATCGGATCAACCTGCACGACTCTCTCTGGCACAACTTTGTCCCCATCTACCTTTGCCAGAACTTCAAAATGCATCCTCACCGATTCAGGCTTAGTTCTCCACTCTGGATAACCCTCCCAATTGAATCCATCTCCTTCCTTCAACTTCTTCTCGACTCCAAAACCAATCTTCACGAAAGTCTGGGCTGATACATCTGCCTTCAGCAATTTGAAAGAACCCTTTTGACTTGCTTTAGGGCCCAGTACATTAGTAAGCAAGGCCTCAAAACCAAGCAAGTTTGAGTTTGAACCATTGACAGATGTGACAGGCCACAATGTAGTATATTGATGGGGTGTAAGGATCGCAGTGGTTTCTCCCTGGAGATCGATGGTGGAGATGGCTTTCATTTTTGATACTGATGACAACTCAACAAGACCAGGTGCAAGCCGTTTAATCTTAAGTTTGTTTGCAGAAGGGG
Coding sequences within:
- the LOC107797502 gene encoding receptor-like protein kinase 7 — translated: MPAGANFFRPCPFLLLCFFILISPSHQQNEIQLLMQFKSTLKISQSSQLFDTWTPENSICNFTGIICNSTSQLVKEIYLSEQNLSGVVSFDSLCSLKSLEKLSLGSNFLYGRVSDHLKNCTKLQYLDLGYNSFSGEVPNLSSLTQLKFLSLNKSGFSGPFPWTSLSNLTSLTFLSLGDNLFDKSPFPLEILNLNKLYWLYLTNTSIEGQIPEGIGNLTLLENLELSYNFLSGKIPDGITKLTKLHQLELYANGLSGKFPVGFGNLSSLVNFDASTNKLEGDLSELKSSSLLESLQLFENQFSGEIPIEFGDFKFLTELSLYTNKLSGSLPQKIGSWADFLYIDVSENLLTGPIPPDMCKKGKMTDLLLLQNKFTGGIPSNYANCLPLQRLRVSNNSLSGVVPSGIWSLPDLLIIDLRLNLFEGPVTSNIGEANSLAQLFLANNRFNGQLPQRISEVSSLVAINLSSNQFSGEIPAKIGELKKLNSLHLEYNLFTGNLPDSIGSCVSLNEINLAGNSLSGEIPASLGSLPNLNSLNISDNMLSGRIPVTLSSLRLSLLDLSNNRLSGSIPNSLSIKAFSNSFLRNPDLCSENFGSLRPCLSDSHTSKDHRTVILCLIAGVVILVLSLTCFACVKFKHNNQDIPVKRLDSWDIKQFHVLSFSEDQVLNALKQENLIGRGGSGNVYKVVLNCGKHLAVKHILKSVSSDEKSYRSSSAILAKGNGRSKEYDAEVTTLSSIRHVNVVKLYCSITSEDSNLLVYEYLPNGSLWDKLHTSQKVKMDWLVRYDIALGAARGLEYLHHGYDRPVMHRDVKSSNILLDEKMKPKIADFGLAKVLQVNGTKDSSHVVAGTHGYIAPEYAYTTKVTEKSDVYSFGVVLMELVTGKKPVDAEEYGENNDIVQWVCSKIRNKTSMIDLVDSSILEGFKKDAVEVLRIAVHCTARTPALRPSMRMVVHMLEEAEPCKLTSVVVNSLNVDGSNKELQTNGKN
- the LOC107797501 gene encoding malate dehydrogenase, glyoxysomal, translated to MQPSGSEVHQRIARISAHLNPPNLQMAEGSVLERSNCRAKGGAPGFKVAILGAAGGIGQPLAMLMKMNPLVSVLHLYDVVNAPGVTADISHMDTGAVVRGFLGQSQLEAALTGMDLVIIPAGIPRKPGMTRDDLFKINAGIVRTLCEGIAKCCPNAIVNLISNPVNSTVPIAAEVFKKAGTYDPKKLLGVTSLDVVRANTFVAEVLGLDPREVDVPVVGGHAGVTILPLLSQVKPPCSFTQEETEYLTKRIQDGGTEVVEAKKGAGSATLSMAYAAVKFADACLKGLRGDAGVVACAFVASQVTELPFFASKVRLGRTGAEEVYQLGPLNEYERIGLEKAKQELAESIQKGVSFIRN